The Bacillota bacterium genomic interval TAGTGATTCCTATAGAACCCAGGGTTGGAGGAGATGTACATATGAAGAAATGGGAATGCACAGTATGTGGGTACATTTACGATCCGGAATTGGGGGATCCCGACAACGGTGTCGAGCCCGGTACTGCCTTTGAGGATGTCCCCGAGGATTGGGTTTGTCCCGACTGTGGCGTGGGCAAGGATCTCTTTGAGGAACTTGACTAGATTCTAGCTAGTCACTAACTTGCTAACCGGCGTGAGTCTTACCTGTTGGTAGGACTTACGCTATTTTTTCAAAGAGGCGCTTTACCCGACTAAGGGCGAAGCGCCTTTCCACAGTGAGTGCAGTAGATGTAATCGGGGTGTTCCACTGGTGTGCCGCACCATCCGCAGTTGTTGATCTGGTCACCGGCGGCCCTGGGGTTGCTGTGAATCAAGGCCAGTTGGATTCCCGCTCTACCATGATTTATTTTCTTCACCAACCGATTCTCTTCCAGTTCCTTGACTGCGTTGGCTACCTCTTTCTTACTCAATTGAGTGGCTTGGGAGAGATCACTATAGGTTCCGTACCAGCTGTCTCCGATGGAGACCTTTGACTGTAGGTATTCCCAGAGTTTTTTCGCTCGCGGTCGCATCCCAAGTCCTCCTTCCTCAGAATAATGCCTGAACCACCGACTGTTACATGGTATGCGAATCGGGATGGGATATTGCTTGGATACCGGCAAAAAATTCCTTTCCCTTGCCAGCGAAGCCCTTTTCACCGCTTTCAGCTATTGGTTAGATAAGGCCGAATCTTGCTAAGTCTGAGAAGGGATCTATCAATAACAACCGAAGGTTTATCAAGCGGCTGGATTTACCAATCATGGAAGCGGAGGGATATCAAGGAAATGCGTCTGGGATGCTGTACCAATTGGTTCGGTGGAGAGGATAAACAGCGGCTGGCATTAATGGACGAAAGACTCACGGTGCTCGATGAGGCCGGTTACGATTTTGCTGAATTGGCCGTCGGGATGTTGACGGCCGAGGTATCGGAACGGGAATACTCCGATTTGGTCAAGCTGGTCAATGACCATCGGGTTACCGTCGATGCCTTTAACGTATTTATTCCCCCTAAGTACTCCCTGGTGGGTCCCGACCGAGATTTGGCAGGGGTGTTAGAGCACGTGGATCTGGTCGCAGATCGAATGGCGGGGCTTGGCGGCAAGATTGTCGTCTTTGGCAGTGGCGGCGCCCGCCGGCGACCGGAAGGGGTAACTGAGGAAGAGGCAATTGCGCAGATTCTGGAGTTTATCGACGGGGCTGCTCCCCTGCTGAAGAGCCGGGGAATCACCATGGCTCTGGAGCACCTAAACAGCGGGGAGACCAACACCATTAACAGCGTGGCCGAGGCCAAGGCCCTGCTGCCGCGAATCGACCACGATAACGTGAAACTGTTGGTGGATCTCTACCATATGCTCCAGGAAGGGGAATCCTTAGATGTCCTCGAAGACGGGGAGGGATTGGTGGCCCATGTCCACGTCGCGGATACCGGTCGGGTTCGCCCAGGGGCTGGAGAGGCGGATTTCCCAGCTTTTCGGGATCAGCTGCGGAAAATCAATTACACCGGTGGAATTTCCGTAGAGTGCCGGTTTGAAGATTTTGCAGCGGAAGCTGCGCCTACCTATGAGTTTTTACGATCAATTTGGGGCTAAGGAGAGGCAATATACTTACTTAATCGTGGAGGTGCCAACATGGTAACACTAACGGGATTTGCCGATGAGATTTCCCAGAATCTCGATGAACAGGTGGCTACTTTGCAGGAACTGGGAATCCGATATTTGGAGCTTCGGGGCGTGAATGGAAAAAACGTTCTGAACCTCACCGATGAAGAAGTGGAATCCGTCAAGAAGACCCTACAGGAAGCGGGAATTGGTG includes:
- a CDS encoding sugar phosphate isomerase/epimerase; this translates as MRLGCCTNWFGGEDKQRLALMDERLTVLDEAGYDFAELAVGMLTAEVSEREYSDLVKLVNDHRVTVDAFNVFIPPKYSLVGPDRDLAGVLEHVDLVADRMAGLGGKIVVFGSGGARRRPEGVTEEEAIAQILEFIDGAAPLLKSRGITMALEHLNSGETNTINSVAEAKALLPRIDHDNVKLLVDLYHMLQEGESLDVLEDGEGLVAHVHVADTGRVRPGAGEADFPAFRDQLRKINYTGGISVECRFEDFAAEAAPTYEFLRSIWG
- a CDS encoding rubredoxin — protein: MKKWECTVCGYIYDPELGDPDNGVEPGTAFEDVPEDWVCPDCGVGKDLFEELD